The DNA sequence actgaaaatgaaaggcAAAACTAGGTAGATAATAAGGAAAGAAAGTAGAACCCGAAACAAGTCTGAcatcatattttttttctcttttggaaaaTGCAGGTTCACTGAAAAACCAATAAAAGCTGCTTGTAAGAATCAGTTCTTATTATTCTGAACTAATCTGAAACAACTCAGgtggaaaaaacattttcctgttgATATTTTCAAGAAGaatattttactattttataaTTCAAGATGATGCTTTTATCACAGTATTTGAATTAATGCATAGTTTCAACTGTGAAAAAttgaacaaaaaaagaagataaaaataacatttatataaaatattttttaaatttaatcttaGGAATGTCTTTTCATTTGTCTTCTTGAACAGCATTATTTCCCAagtttttggcttttatttatcACAGTCCTAAAATTTCTGTGACAGGTAAAAAACCATTTGTGGCTTAGTGTGAccgtggtcacaagggttttcaggatgagagagagacgagaatgttgattccatgatcagaaggcttgatttattattttatgatacatatactacattataactatactaaaaagaacagaaggaaaagttttcagaaggctagctaagctaagaatagaaaagaaaagaatgataacaaaggagctctctccgaCTCTGTCTGAGAGAGCTCAGTCCTTGATTGgacattaattgtaaacatccaacatgggccaatcacaggtgcaccagttgcattgcacagcagcagataaccattggtacattctttttctggagcctcagcttcccagaagggaaagtcctaaagaaaggatttttagtgaaagGATGTCTGCGACAGCTTAGTTTAATGATTAAAATCTAAAAATGTCTGTGGCAAAATTTGTAGTCAATGTTGCACCATGTAGCATTTTGGGTGTACTTCAGTGAACTGTGGGTTGCTGCTGCTTGCCTTGGGAGCCCGAGTGTGCTGCCTCTCTTCAGCAGAGGCAGGTTAGAAGGCTGTGCAGTCTGCCCTGACAATTGTGCAGCCCTTTCCTGGGaaggctgctgcaggctggttcctgctgcaggctgggagcacGGCTGCACGCTCACCTGGTGCTGTGGGAACAGGCAGACAGAGATTATTACTTCATGCTTAGTTTGTCTGAAGATGCTTCTGCATTGTTGAGAGTTTGTGATGAAGGCCTCCACCAACAGCCAGGGAGAATCCAGGTGGGAAGAGACAGCCAAGGCCAGCGGGGCTATGGGGAGACATGGCTCAGGTGTTACAAACATGATGGTCCCACCAAATCCTTGCTGGAGTCTGCTTTGCTGAGCGGGAGCACTGCAGCAGTTGCTGGATTTTGGCAGCAGGGGTGGTTTCTTGTGATATTTGCATGGTTTGGAAACAGCTTGCGTTTCTTTATCCTTccctgttggttttttttttctagtatgGACATACTTCTGCTCTAGCCAGTGACTTGAGGCTGCAGAATTGAACTGGGGAAGGTAGATGactgaaaggaaaatgtcaGGTGATAATGGTTTCCTTCAGgaccaaaaaaagaagaaccTACTGATTTACATATTTGCACTGTAGCCAGGAGTTTGCCTCGATGATCCTGATGGCTCCCTTCCAAggcagcatattctgtgattctgagctGAGAATGTCCAGTGGCAGAAAGGGCTCAACTGGCTGGGATCAGGAACGCTGGGGACATTGACTCCTGTCAGAGGGTGGCATCCTCGTCTTGTTGGCaatgcagctgctgaggagccacCTTTGGGCAGTAGAGGGAGGTGTAGCTGCAGCTGGGGGTGAAGCCCAGATCACAGGGCAGTTCTTTGGGGTTGCTGAACTGGATATGAGGAATTGTCTCCAGTCACATCTTTCCATACTGCCTGTAGAACCGTTTATGGTGGTGGGATTCTGACAGTGCATTGTTCAttaaagctttttaaatttaagcTCAAATGTGCTTGCAGGGATACAGTGAGGGGCACATCCTGTTGGTGCTGTTTGTGGGAGGCCCTGTGTGCCTGCCCAGACCTGTGGAACTGTGAGAGTCTGTCTGAATTTTCCCTCAActgcctcacaattgtcattgggggaccactgaagagaagaccccgCCCTGTCTAGAatctctggctctgaaggagaaagtcACAcgccctgagacctgaaaggACAGTGTTAAGTTATTGTTGtcacaggtgtgtttgctgtatgaAGAAAAAGGAGCACCATGCTCTATTTCCCTTTCAATAGCCTTGGGAGCCGTCtcacctctcggcctggctggagTTCTCCTGAATTTTGGATGGTcccccacagaagaccctcacctgGTTTACAACTgccgtgacagacagactgagatgttGTGACCAATGGACCAAGAATAAAATGGCTCTCATTTACTACTGAGAACatggactacctgttacatctattccctattgtatctgtttccccGCCCTcataattttcagtaataaaaacccCTGAGTTAGCTAGAGATTTTGAGATCTCCCCGGACGTGGCCTGGTGAGCTTCGACGGCTGGACCTTTGGAGAACAAAGCAGCACCACATTGTGGTAGCTATAACCCattcccccccttctcctccctcttttccttatcttctccttttttccccgGTTCTCCTCACCAACACATTTTCTCTtgtggttatttcaataaaactgtaTTTGTTGATTTTGGTAACTGCAAATCCCCTGTGCCTTGGTTGTATATTTTTGCACCTCAAAATCACCACGTAACCCGTTCACTGGGACGGACCGCGACAGGgactggctctgtgtgtgtgtgtgaccccACCTGTCCTCTGGGGACTCACAACTGCTTGGACCTGGGGCcttggagctgtggcagcctccTGTCTCTCAGGCTGCTGGATCAGGCAACTCCCAGcagtggggatggagggggaaAGCTCTTTCCACGGTCCCATGCTCTGGATGTGCACCCCGAGGTCAGTCTCAGGGTGAGGGATATGAGAAAAGGCTctggagaggggagcagggattCCAGTGTGCCCATGGATGGGCCCACAGCGATGCCACCAACATCATCCTGGACAGTGTGAGCCAGGCCAGAGCCATGGAATGGCCAGGGCTTGTTCTctactgggcactggtgagccCAGAGCAGTTTGGTGTGGCCagtgggggctgtggggctcaAAGGAGGCTCCCCAAGGAGATGCTGATGCCTTTTTGGGGCTACctaaaaacagaggccagacaaaaTAATGGGAATACAGTTCTATGtattgaagggccttcaggCTTTGTCTATTTCAGACAGACAAAGCCCCTCAGGGGCTACACCCAAAATGGACAATGGTTCACAGGTTTTCATAGTTTTATAACTTTTAAAAGATTGGTCCATTTGCCTGTTGGGGGTTAAtcttccaattacagcttcaggtaatgaagtcattaCCCCTAGTTTGCTTGCCCCAACTCACTTGTTTGCATTTCTTGGGGCCTGACACAGTGAGGAgtccttgattgccaggcctggagaggcaTCGTTGTGTCTGaccaaaatgggaaagcagcagctcacactgagtatggagtttagagttatacactaaagaattgcaggattacaaatatatgaaaaacataaaagctcAAATACTAAGTCATCAACGCCAAGAATTAGTTGAGGCTGGGGGAGGCAAAGGGTGGTGAGACAGGAGAGAGGGCCAGAGGAGGTGCCCAGAACAGGAAGAGGCCATAGAGCACCCTGCTGCCAAAACTTCTCCTTGCCCATGGAATCTCCAAGAGAGACCAAAAGGGCTGAAGGGGGAAGAAGCAAAAGGGTTGAAAAGGGTCTGGAAGAAGCACAGCTTTGCCTTTCCCCCCTGGTTTACACCCATATAACCCCCACACCCTCAGCCCTGTGCCTTCCCTGTTTTTCCTGCAGGGGCCGGTTgtggcagaggctgcagatgcagaggggacaggatgtgctgcctgcagctcacaggagggcagggagctaCAAACACCTTCAGAGCAGGACTTCTGGCCAAGCTGCACGTGTCCCAcacatccccagtgccaggACTCATCCGTTCCCTTCTCCCACATCCAGGGGTGCAAGCGACTGTCCCTGTTTCATTAGCCCCTCATTATTGTCAAAGGGAGCTCTGTCTACATCACTGGCAACCCAGGGAAGATGCAGCTGAGGTGCACCTGGCTCCAGGTGTGGGTAGAAGGCAGCAGCTGGTCTGCAGTAAGGACCATGGTCTGCAGTAAGGACCAAGGCAGCAGCTGGTCTGCAGTAAGGACCATGGGTTGCTCCAGTGTGGGACTGAGGGGGTTTGGATGGATGAGGAGTGGAACCAATGCTGTGGGGTGCAGCCAGACCTACGGGTAGGAGGTGTCGCTGCCCCTCCTGCTAAGATGGACCCTGTAGGCCAGGAAAGGACCAAAAAGGAAGTCAAGTTCCTTCCCTCCTATTTCAATCTGCTGAGCCACCAAACTTGTGGGTTTGTGGTTGCAAAACAAACCCCTATTTCATAAGGCGGAGAAGAAGCCATTTCACCATCAAGTGACCGGATctaagaaagagaaacaaaaagtcCTGATAGCCTTTCTCCCAAGGTCTGCCGGGTCTTAAGTTGTCACAggggccctgccctgggcatgTGACTGGACACTGTGGTTCCAGTTcagccaccccagccctgcagtcGTGCTGCAGAAAGCCAAGCCGTGGGACAGGAGGTGGCTTGTGACAACGAGCTTCTATCAGGAGCCACAAGGAGCCCCGCAGCTGCTCGGTGCCTCTGGCCAACGCTTCCCTCTGCAGAAGCCCTGCTTGAGCGAATACTGAGGGAGCCAAGAGGGACGTGATGCTGCCTGTGACCCGTGTGCTGGCCTTGGGTGAGTACCAGAGGCTGTGGGGATTCCCAGAGGGCGACGGGAGGTGTTGCCCAGACACTCCATGGAGGTGTTACATGGCTGCTTCTCTTGCAGGCGCTTGGCTGGTGTCACTGGGCGAGGCTACACCAAGTGAGTATCTTGAGGAGGTAGAAGGTAGATGGGGAGTTTGGACACATTTCTGGGCCTACCCATCTCCCAGGGCTCTTCCACAGCCTCCTGGAACAAAACTCACCCTTGTGTGGAGATGGGGCCTGGTGGCAGCCCCGGGctcacagcagggcagctgcttGGGGCTCCCTGTCTGGCTGGCAGCATCTCTCTCCCTGTGCAGGTGGCCCCACAATTTCCATCTTCCAGAAGCCACCAGGGGTGATCCCACCTGGAGGCTCCACCACCATCTACTGCATTTGCCAGTGCAGCAGTGGGAGCTTTAGGATGTACAAGGGTGGCCACCAGCTCCCCACCCTGGAGCAGAGTGGTGGCAGGGCCGAGTTCTCCATCTCTAATGCCACCTATGAGGACAGAGGTAGCTACGTCTGCCATTACCTGGAGGGAGACACTGAGCTGGCTCGAAGCACTGGACTGGAAGTCTTTGTGGAAGGTGAGGGATGTGCTGTTTCCCCCCTTGTGGGGTCACGTCCCAGGGCACACCAGGATGCCTGTGGCCATTTCCATGATGGACAaggtttttctcctcttccctggCTTGGAGAGGTGGGGACCATCTTCATCTCTGCCTGAGGCAGTTGGTGGCTTCACAGAGATCCTGGTGCTCCCGGCACCACGTCAAAGCCCTCTGCACCTTCTCATTCCCTCTCCTGTTCCCCCAGAGCTCCGTCTGCCCGGACCCAACCTCTCTGTCCTCTCTGGGCACGAGGTGGATGTGGGAGCTGAGGTGATGTTCCGCTGCACcaccacacagcccagcaccagctgtTACCTGTACCTGGAGGGCCAGATGGAAGTGCTGCTGTTCTTCAGGGACCAAGGGAACCACAACTTCTCCCTCGTGCAGAAAGGTCACAGCGGCCGCTACAGCTGCCAGTGCATGAATGGTTGGAAAGAATGGTCTGCTGTCAGCAACACCCTGGACCTGGTGGTGAGAGGTGAGACATCGCCCCAGCCACATCCTGCTCCACTCTTCCTCCCTGCAATCTGTCACATCCTGGGGGAACTAGAAAGAGTTTAGGGCAGGAAAGCAGTTGTATGAAGGGACCAAGGAGAGGGTTCCAGCTTCCTTCACCTGCGTTTGAGCCTGGCCAGCTCCTCAGAGACCCTATAGATGACCTGGAGACCAGGGTTGCTGGGCTGATAGGTGGGGATAAGAGTCAAAGGACACCTCTCCCTgcacctcccagccccaggaacaTTCATAACGTCTTGTCACAGCTCAGTGTCACCATCTCGCTGGCAGCGGGCCAGCTCCatgttttttccctcctttccatcTTTGGTGCCACTTGGTGGGGTCACAGGTGAGAGGCTGTGAGTAGAGGGTgtcccaggggacagggatgtgggaGGTGCATAGGGGGCCCCCTCGGGGCTCTCTTTGCTCCTTAGGAACTTTGCTTTGTGTCTCTTTAGCCGAGGACCTCCCTGGGGTGTCCCCTTGCCCTGTGCGTCCCCTTGGATCCCCTGCTGCCCCCGTGGGAGGACTGGGGTGTCGCAGTGGGTTCCTGGGCAGTGACGGTcccttctgtccctgcagaTTACACGCTGTGCAACGCCGTGCGCCTGGCGCTGGCGGCCgcgctgctgctcctgctggggctgatcGCGGCCGAGGCGGcgcggggccgctgccggggctgggggagccgcccgggccccgccgcgctcATCGCCCTGCGGACCCCGCGCTGGGATCAATAAaccggcccggccctgccgccAACCCCGCCTGCTTCTTGTCCCACTCGCGGTGCTTGTCCCGGGCCTGTCCCGGCTGCCTCGGGGGTcccgcgggcgggcgggcgctgGAACACCCGGGAACGCGGAGAGGGGCGGGGGGGTCGCCCCGGGCGGAGCGGGGACCGCTGCACTGACCCCTGCACTGACCGCTGCATTGGCTGCTGCACTGACCCCTGCACTGACCGCTGCACTGACCCCTGCACTGACCGCTGCATTGGCTGCTGCACTGACCCCTGCACTGACCGCTGCACTGACCCCTGCACTGACCGCTGCATTGGCTGCTGCACTGACTGCTGCATTGGCTGCTGCACTGACCCCTGCACTGACCCCTGCACTGATCCCTGCACTGACCCCTGCAGTGACTGCTGCACTGACCGCTGCACTGACCCCTGCACTGACCCCTGCACTGACCCCTGCACTGACCACTGCACTGACCGCTGCATTGACCGCTGCAGTGACCGCTGCACTGACCGCTGCATTGACCGCTGCACCAACCGCTGCACTGACTGCTGCACTGACTGCTGCACTAATCCCCCAGCCACACAGTGACCCCTGCACTGACCGCTGCACTGACCCCTGCACTGACTGCTGCACTGACCACTGCACTGATCCCTCAGCCACACAGTGACCCCTTCACTGACTGCTCTTGCTGCAGTGACCACTGCAGTGACCTCCCGTGCTGCACAGTGACCCTACTGGCCATGCAGAGTGGCACCCATGCAGTGACCGCCCCTGCTACCCCACTGCACAGtgacagctccagccctgcagtgacCGCTCCCACAGCACAGTGACCACTCCTGCTTCACAGGCCTCTGTTGCTCACATTcgtttattattttaaaacactgacaAAACACATCACACCATcatctatatatataaatttaccTTTGTACCactataaatttatatatatagagCCTTTAAATCTCTGTACATTCAGGACACACAGTTCCAGAATAGCTGCACTGGCTACAACAGAAGGATTTTCATTATGAAAACACAGAGAGGAGGCGCCAATatcaaaaacacagaaaaaaagaaattaagaaagagtgcaaaatgaatgaaagtgcaaaaaagcttttgttatcataaTCACACTCCCTCCACAATATGGTCCCCATTCCCCCCTCCAAGTACCAGCGAGCCTCAGGCCCCAGAGGGAAGGGCTAGGCTGAAAGAAGGGAGCCTGCAGCCCTCCTGTCCTTCCCTCTCTGCATGGAGGAGCTCTCCTGGCGGATGAGGAGTGAGGAACCCGAGTGGCAAAGTCACACCCCTCTCCTGGCTCCCTCTCCCAACAACCTCACCACACCCAGGGGCCAGATGtgcccctgcaggcagcagctgccccaagCCTCCAGCCCTCCCAGACCATTGCAGGGCgcttttctcttctgaaagtGCTTGTGATCgccatggagagcagcagaggagggcgagggcaggcagctgtgccaccctccctgctgagctccaggctggctgcTCTCATGGGAATGGAGACCTTGGCTCGCACTGTCCCAGTGCCGCCCATTTCcactgggaggaggaaaagtttCCCAAGAGGCTCCAACTGCTCCTCCGCAGCCAGAGTGAGCCCCCAGGAGACacccacagctggggctgcagcacagtggGACCCCCCCATGgctccagctgagccctgccaaCACCAGTGCAGgggcagcagtggcagaaacAGACTTGGGGACCTCCACTCAGAAAAACATTCCACTTGAAGAATTCTTCATTGACTTAGAAATGCTGGCTGCAGTCACAACCCTCAGAAAGGCCCCAGAGGAGAACCTGTGGGTCAGGACAGCCCACTGTCCTCTCTGGCTTCTTAGTGACACGGCAGTAAATGTCCCTGTGAAGAATTTGGTcaggcagcaggggaaggacagaAAACTTTGGTGCTTCTGCCTTGGTCACAGCTGTCCTTAACAGTCCCTGAGGGGGGACTCCCACTCCATGCTCTGTGGGGTTGGAGGACCTACCAAGGCCAGGGGTGCAGCAAACCTTCCTCCCTGCTGGGACCAGGGACAACTGCTCACAGAGGACACACCACATGAGACCCTGGGGTGAGTGTCTGCTGCCTCCACAGCCCCAGAGACCCCCACCCTAAAACAGCAACACACCAACAGCAGGAGAATGGCGTCATGGTACTCCCACAATCACCCATCCACAGGTACACAATGCTTTGGGTTTGGTTTAAAGGACACAGAAGGTTATAAGTTTTAACAGTAAATAGCCCTTGACCACCTACAAACCCTGTAACTCCCTCACCCAGacaaacccagcagctctgtaCCCCAAGAGGTACATCAGCCTGAGAGGCTGAGGATGCTCAATGCAGCAGGAGTGTGACACAGCTCCCCCCACCCTTCCACTGGGACTGGTGCTCctgacagctgctcccagcacagagctcagacccaggctccagccctgcagccagaggagggGCAGCACCCTGGCAGTCCAGCCCAGGTCATGTCTGTTTCTAAGAGGGAGGTGaggagagcccagggcaggcagtgctgtgctggcacagcgTGGGGATgcacctgtgccaggcagagcagggcttggctgcagccagcagcagaacaaGAGCCAGTGGTGCTGGTTGTAGCCAGCCCTGGAGACAGCCAGGGCTTGGCTCATGGCTCCTCTGCCCCTCAGCAGGATCTTCTGAGCTCCTCACcacctctgctctcccaggctACCCTGTGAGACACAGGGCTCTCCGTCCTTCACAGCAGTTTCAGATCTGGTGCCTGGGtagcagctcctgtccctgggatgGTGCTCAGTCCCTTCCCCAGCAGGAGGAATGACTTCACACATGGGAATACAGCAG is a window from the Ammospiza nelsoni isolate bAmmNel1 chromosome 12, bAmmNel1.pri, whole genome shotgun sequence genome containing:
- the LILRB5 gene encoding leukocyte immunoglobulin-like receptor subfamily B member 5, coding for MLPVTRVLALGAWLVSLGEATPSGPTISIFQKPPGVIPPGGSTTIYCICQCSSGSFRMYKGGHQLPTLEQSGGRAEFSISNATYEDRGSYVCHYLEGDTELARSTGLEVFVEELRLPGPNLSVLSGHEVDVGAEVMFRCTTTQPSTSCYLYLEGQMEVLLFFRDQGNHNFSLVQKGHSGRYSCQCMNGWKEWSAVSNTLDLVVRDYTLCNAVRLALAAALLLLLGLIAAEAARGRCRGWGSRPGPAALIALRTPRWDQ